One window of Rhizobium leguminosarum genomic DNA carries:
- a CDS encoding SDR family oxidoreductase has product MGSRLQGKNILITGAAQGIGLAIAKAFMREDAAVFLVDRDAALLAKTAKELKSISGRLGYLPADITDSGTITTLVAQANEEIGQLNALVNNAGVNVFAEPLETTDEVWNRCFDINLKGAWNCCKAVLPGLIEQGGGVILNIASTHAFTIIPHTFPYPLAKHALLGMTKSLGLEYAARNIRVNALAPGYVSTQKVIDYWNGFPDPEAAKAETMRLHPSGRIATPEEIAMAAVFMISDECPFMNATCLTIDGGLSVLQHSA; this is encoded by the coding sequence ATGGGCAGCCGCCTGCAGGGCAAGAACATCCTGATAACAGGTGCCGCGCAGGGTATCGGTCTTGCGATTGCAAAGGCTTTTATGCGGGAGGATGCCGCCGTCTTTCTCGTCGACCGCGACGCCGCACTGCTAGCGAAGACAGCGAAAGAGCTCAAAAGCATCAGTGGGCGGCTTGGTTATCTGCCGGCCGATATTACCGATTCTGGGACGATCACGACATTGGTCGCTCAGGCGAATGAAGAGATCGGACAGCTGAACGCGCTGGTCAACAATGCCGGTGTCAATGTCTTCGCCGAACCGCTCGAGACGACGGATGAGGTGTGGAACCGCTGCTTCGACATCAATCTGAAGGGTGCGTGGAACTGCTGCAAGGCGGTGCTGCCTGGCCTGATCGAACAGGGCGGCGGCGTCATCCTCAATATTGCTTCGACGCACGCTTTCACCATCATCCCGCACACATTTCCCTATCCGCTGGCAAAACACGCGCTGCTGGGAATGACGAAATCCCTGGGTCTCGAATATGCGGCCCGCAATATCCGGGTGAATGCGCTGGCGCCGGGCTATGTCTCGACGCAGAAGGTGATCGATTACTGGAACGGCTTCCCAGATCCTGAGGCGGCAAAGGCTGAGACGATGAGGCTGCATCCCAGCGGGCGCATCGCGACGCCAGAGGAGATCGCCATGGCCGCCGTGTTCATGATCTCAGACGAGTGCCCATTCATGAATGCTACCTGCCTGACGATCGACGGCGGTCTCAGCGTACTGCAGCATTCCGCCTGA